GAATTAATTGATTCTTTAAAAGAAGAAAATGAAGAGCTTAATAGTGAGATTGGAGCTTCATCATCAATTACTTCTCAATTTTCAGCTACTGGAAAGGTTATTGTTCGAAGTCCCATTTCTTGGTATGATTCGTTAACTGTTAAGCTAGGAAAGAAGAATAATATAACGAAAAAAATGTTGGTTTTATCGGGTGGTGGTCTAATCGGTAAGGTATCTAATGTGGATTCTACGACTTCGAGTATAACACTTTTATCAAACGGTTCAGATTTTAATATTCCAATTAAGATTACGACCTCTTCAGCAGAAGTTTATGGTTTATTGGAATCTTATGATTTGGATAAAAAATGTTTTGTAATTACAAATTTGAATTCTTCTGTGGATATTGAAGAAGGAGATAGTGTTGTAACGAGTGGTCTAGATGGAGATACTGTTGCCAATATTTCTGTCGGTGCAGTTTCTAGTGTAAAAAATAGTTCAGAAAGTTTGGCGCGTGTTGTCTATGTGACTCCGACAGCAGACTTCTCTGATATTTCTTATGTAACAATTGTTGGTGGTTAAAGTGAAATTTTATAAAAATAAGTATTTTTTACTATTGTTACTTTTCCTATTAATGTTAATTGATGGACAACTATCTTCTTTAGCGAGTTCGATATTTTCTTATCATTTGAAGGTTTCTAGTCATTTATTGCTATTAGCTGTTTTGTACTTTTATCATGATAAGAATAAATATTTTATGTTTATCAGCTCACTTGTTTTGGGTGGGATATTTGATATTTACTATTTAAAACAAATTGGTTTAGTTATCTTTTTGCTACCGATTCTAGTTATTTTTACTAGTAAAATTAGTAAAAATTTCTTTGTGAGCAATTTTCAAACATTAATTTTTTATATTGTTGTTTTATTTTTGTTTGAAATTGTTGGGGAATTAGGAGCTATTCTACTTGGAATGACAACGATGTCAATGACCTATTTTATAGCTTATTGCTTTGCACCAACTCTTATCTACAATATTCTTATGTACTTAATCTTCCAAAAAGTGTTTAAAAAAGTATTTTTGGAAAGTTAGATTACCAGAACAAAACACAAATGTAATAATCACGTAATATTAATTGCGTGATTTTTTGGTAAAATAATAATGTCTTATCAAAAAAGGAGTAGTTTAATTTATATGAAAAAAAGAATTTTATCAGCTGTTCTTGTCAGTGGTGTAACACTTGGAA
This sequence is a window from Streptococcus macedonicus ACA-DC 198. Protein-coding genes within it:
- the mreC gene encoding Rod shape-determining protein MreC, giving the protein MKKLRISRFVFFAVLILLLLGMSLAFLFRNFGVLSAISSPIRSVVARVDSVVSTPFRFLNSANEEIRDLFKTYSENKELKQKVAELEDQNELIDSLKEENEELNSEIGASSSITSQFSATGKVIVRSPISWYDSLTVKLGKKNNITKKMLVLSGGGLIGKVSNVDSTTSSITLLSNGSDFNIPIKITTSSAEVYGLLESYDLDKKCFVITNLNSSVDIEEGDSVVTSGLDGDTVANISVGAVSSVKNSSESLARVVYVTPTADFSDISYVTIVGG
- a CDS encoding Rod shape-determining protein MreD, whose translation is MLLFLLMLIDGQLSSLASSIFSYHLKVSSHLLLLAVLYFYHDKNKYFMFISSLVLGGIFDIYYLKQIGLVIFLLPILVIFTSKISKNFFVSNFQTLIFYIVVLFLFEIVGELGAILLGMTTMSMTYFIAYCFAPTLIYNILMYLIFQKVFKKVFLES